One region of Armigeres subalbatus isolate Guangzhou_Male chromosome 3, GZ_Asu_2, whole genome shotgun sequence genomic DNA includes:
- the LOC134223489 gene encoding uncharacterized protein LOC134223489, producing the protein MQDIASRANIDEKQTVQLIVDGFRDRSANIAVLYPATTIVQLKQLAHRYSQLREMYSATPIPVNKPKTTTKGATKSPAADVRCFNCSGVGHFSVACPEPKREIGSCFRCGSNQHKLKECPKPAPIRQQIALVDDFRRGSSSVNNDNCGPSGGIIPEVNESD; encoded by the exons ATGCAGGACATTGCCTCACGAGCGAATATCGATGAAAAGCAAACGGTGCAGTTGATTGTCGACGGGTTTCGCGACCGATCTGCCAATATTGCGGTGCTGTATCCAGCGACAACGATTGTGCAGCTGAAACAGCTGGCTCATCGATACTCACAGCTAAGAGAAATGTACTCGGCTACTCCGATCCCAGTTAACAAACCAAAGACAACAACCAAAGGCGCAACAAAATCCCCGGCAGCTGATGTTCGTTGTTTCAACTGTTCTGGTGTAGGACATTTTTCAGTTGCCTGTCCAGAACCAAAACGGGAAATCGGATCTTGTTTCCGGTGCGGTTCCAACCAACATAAGCTTAAGGAATGTCCAAAACCAGCTCCCATTCGTCAACAGATCGCATTGGTGGATGATTTCCGTCGTGGGTCTTCGTCGGTGAACAACGACAACTGTGGTCCAAGTGGCGGAATTATTCCGGAGGTTAATGAG TCCGATTAA